Proteins found in one Streptomyces sp. NBC_00461 genomic segment:
- a CDS encoding phosphoribosyltransferase yields MQFHDRGQAGRELAERLRIQQEKGALPDPLVLALPRGGVAVAHEVARVLDAPLDVLVVRKIGVPDHEEFGVGAIVGDEDPLFDRRTLDYLGLSESSLAPVVKREREELRRRERLYRQGRPAPDLSGRTVIVVDDGLATGSTARAALRCVRRQSPSRLVLAVPVGSPEAAEGMSAEADEVLCPHRPPGFTSVGLCYEEFGQLTDEDVLAALRMTAEHRSA; encoded by the coding sequence ATGCAGTTCCATGACCGCGGGCAGGCCGGGCGGGAACTGGCCGAGCGGCTGCGGATCCAGCAGGAGAAGGGCGCCCTGCCCGACCCCCTCGTCCTGGCGCTGCCCCGCGGAGGCGTCGCCGTGGCCCACGAGGTGGCGCGGGTGCTCGACGCCCCGCTCGACGTGCTGGTCGTACGGAAGATCGGTGTTCCGGACCACGAGGAGTTCGGCGTCGGCGCGATCGTGGGTGACGAGGATCCGCTCTTCGACCGGCGCACCCTCGACTACCTGGGCCTCAGCGAGTCGTCGCTCGCCCCCGTGGTGAAGAGGGAACGCGAGGAGCTCCGCCGCCGCGAACGCCTCTACCGGCAGGGCCGTCCCGCACCCGACCTGAGCGGCCGGACCGTGATCGTCGTGGACGACGGGCTGGCGACCGGTTCGACGGCCCGCGCAGCCCTGCGCTGTGTACGGCGTCAGTCGCCCAGTCGCCTGGTACTGGCCGTGCCGGTCGGCTCACCGGAGGCGGCGGAAGGGATGAGCGCGGAGGCCGACGAGGTGCTCTGCCCGCACCGGCCGCCCGGCTTCACATCCGTGGGCCTGTGCTACGAGGAGTTCGGGCAGCTGACGGACGAGGACGTGCTCGCAGCCCTGCGCATGACGGCCGAACACCGAAGTGCCTGA
- a CDS encoding CBS domain-containing protein — translation MTRKVRDVMSSGAAAVEPMTTVARAARVMREQDVGDVLVAYDVDLFGVLTDRDIVIRALAEGRDPAVTTVGSVCTPPPVATLTPDDTTDRAIELMRRHAVRRLPVVEHGGCPVGVISLGDLAATENPHPVLTDIGKAAPNH, via the coding sequence ATGACCCGGAAAGTACGCGACGTGATGTCGTCCGGTGCGGCCGCCGTCGAGCCCATGACCACGGTGGCTCGCGCGGCCCGCGTGATGCGTGAGCAGGACGTCGGAGACGTGCTGGTGGCCTACGACGTCGATCTGTTCGGCGTGCTCACCGACCGTGACATCGTGATCCGGGCTCTCGCCGAGGGCCGCGACCCGGCCGTGACGACCGTCGGATCCGTGTGCACGCCACCGCCCGTGGCGACCCTGACGCCCGACGACACGACCGACCGGGCGATCGAGCTGATGCGCCGGCACGCCGTGCGCCGCCTCCCGGTCGTGGAGCACGGCGGCTGTCCGGTCGGTGTGATCAGCCTCGGCGACCTGGCTGCTACGGAGAACCCGCACCCCGTGCTGACGGACATCGGCAAGGCGGCACCGAACCACTGA
- the murJ gene encoding murein biosynthesis integral membrane protein MurJ, translating to MTQGEQPATLTTSSGERTGARTRRRLAAPRREAAKGGPARSSLLMALATVVSRATGLIRQILQAAALGTGLLASTYNTANTVPTSLYTLLVGGALNAVLVPQLVRARTTHPDGGRAYEQRLVTLVVCVLGAGTALAVWATPQIVGLYIQDTPGRHEAFQLTVVFGRFLLPQIFFYGLFGIYGQVLNAREKFGAMMWTPVLNNVVLVGMFGAYLGLMTAPHRVEDITVAQVRLLGIGTTAGIAVQALALIPFARAAGFRFRPRFDWRGTGLGTGIHAAKWTLLFVLANQVALTVITNYANAADDRLPNAGVGYSAYIYAQTIWMLPQSIVTVSLVTALLPRMSRAAAEGRVADLRADLSRALRVSGVVIVPAAFLFLALGPQIAVLLFAHGAANPTTAQPIGHMLQAFGLGLIPFSAQYLLLRGFYAFEDTRTPFFMAVWIAAVNIALATACHVLLPVRWSVTGMAGAYTLSYLAGLALTARLLRHRTGARLDDGALRRTYLKLLSAAALAATVGWATAHACAGLLGSGTWAVAAALGAGTLALALAYLVLARLLKIGELSRLPGL from the coding sequence ATGACGCAGGGGGAACAGCCCGCGACGCTGACCACGTCGTCGGGCGAGCGGACAGGCGCACGGACAAGGAGGCGCCTTGCCGCTCCGCGGAGGGAAGCGGCGAAGGGAGGACCGGCCCGGTCGTCCCTTCTGATGGCGCTGGCCACCGTCGTGTCACGCGCCACGGGGCTGATACGGCAGATCCTGCAGGCCGCGGCACTGGGCACGGGCCTGCTGGCCAGTACCTACAACACGGCGAACACGGTGCCGACGAGCCTGTACACACTGCTGGTCGGTGGCGCTCTCAACGCCGTCCTGGTGCCCCAGCTCGTCCGCGCGCGGACCACACATCCCGACGGCGGCCGGGCCTACGAGCAGCGCCTGGTGACCCTCGTGGTGTGCGTGCTCGGCGCGGGCACCGCGCTGGCCGTGTGGGCCACGCCGCAGATCGTCGGCCTGTACATCCAGGACACCCCCGGCAGGCACGAGGCCTTTCAACTCACCGTGGTGTTCGGGCGGTTCCTGCTGCCGCAGATCTTCTTCTACGGCCTGTTCGGCATCTACGGCCAAGTGCTCAACGCCCGCGAGAAGTTCGGCGCGATGATGTGGACCCCGGTCCTCAACAACGTCGTCCTCGTCGGCATGTTCGGCGCCTACCTGGGACTGATGACCGCCCCGCACCGGGTCGAGGACATCACCGTCGCCCAGGTGCGGCTTCTGGGCATCGGAACCACCGCGGGCATCGCCGTACAGGCCCTGGCTCTGATCCCGTTCGCCCGGGCCGCCGGATTCCGCTTCCGCCCCCGCTTCGACTGGCGCGGCACCGGTCTGGGCACCGGCATCCACGCGGCGAAGTGGACCCTGCTGTTCGTCCTGGCCAACCAGGTGGCCCTGACCGTGATCACCAACTACGCCAACGCCGCGGACGACCGGCTGCCGAATGCCGGCGTGGGCTACTCCGCCTACATCTATGCGCAGACCATCTGGATGCTGCCCCAGTCGATCGTCACGGTGTCCCTGGTGACCGCGCTGCTGCCCCGTATGAGCAGGGCCGCCGCCGAGGGCCGGGTCGCGGACCTGCGCGCCGATCTGTCCCGCGCCTTGCGCGTCAGCGGTGTCGTCATCGTGCCCGCGGCCTTCCTCTTCCTCGCGCTGGGCCCGCAGATCGCCGTGCTGCTGTTCGCCCACGGGGCCGCCAACCCGACCACCGCGCAGCCGATCGGGCACATGCTGCAGGCGTTCGGGCTCGGCCTGATCCCGTTCTCCGCGCAGTACCTGCTGCTGCGCGGCTTCTACGCCTTCGAGGACACCCGCACCCCGTTCTTCATGGCCGTCTGGATCGCCGCGGTCAACATCGCCCTGGCCACCGCCTGCCATGTGCTGCTGCCCGTCCGCTGGTCCGTGACCGGCATGGCCGGCGCCTACACCCTCTCCTACCTGGCCGGCCTGGCGCTCACCGCACGGCTGCTGCGCCACAGGACCGGCGCCCGCCTCGACGACGGAGCGCTGCGCCGGACGTATCTGAAACTGCTGTCGGCCGCCGCTCTGGCCGCGACCGTGGGCTGGGCCACCGCACACGCCTGCGCCGGCCTCCTGGGCAGTGGCACCTGGGCCGTCGCGGCCGCCCTGGGCGCAGGAACACTCGCGCTGGCTCTGGCGTATCTCGTCCTGGCCCGCCTGCTGAAGATCGGAGAACTGAGCCGCCTTCCCGGACTGTGA
- a CDS encoding NUDIX hydrolase, protein MTPHRIEPRTLEAAVRDARQALAVYDNALERLLHPQAALNPPLAAEVWVFDSTLTQVLLVRHRWREWVPPGGKVDPGETPREAARRELLEETGVRAELLEPPAAVTVRSYHPDWSATVGVTFVEVLDRRTKLTPEEGQPAAWLPLDQPWQGWFSDDRLLMRQCTHRLRQQGHGP, encoded by the coding sequence ATGACACCGCACCGCATTGAACCCCGCACCCTCGAAGCCGCGGTGCGGGATGCGCGGCAGGCTCTCGCCGTGTACGACAACGCCCTGGAGCGGCTGCTGCACCCGCAGGCGGCGCTGAACCCGCCGTTGGCCGCCGAGGTGTGGGTCTTCGACAGCACGCTGACGCAGGTCCTGCTGGTGCGGCACCGCTGGCGGGAATGGGTGCCGCCCGGGGGCAAGGTGGACCCCGGTGAGACGCCGCGGGAAGCGGCGCGCCGGGAGCTGCTGGAGGAGACCGGCGTCCGGGCCGAGCTCCTTGAGCCGCCGGCGGCCGTCACGGTCCGCTCCTACCACCCCGACTGGTCGGCCACCGTGGGCGTGACCTTTGTCGAAGTCCTCGACCGGCGAACGAAGTTGACGCCCGAAGAGGGCCAGCCCGCGGCCTGGCTGCCGCTCGACCAGCCCTGGCAGGGCTGGTTCAGCGACGACCGGCTCCTGATGCGGCAATGCACGCACCGGCTGCGGCAACAGGGCCATGGACCGTGA
- a CDS encoding aldo/keto reductase: MAITTRALGHTDTDVTILGYGAMELGGLRRGPGLTDEDAGRLLNAVLDGGINLIDTSPDYGRSEELIGTHLAHRRDEFFLASKCGCPIEPPADTPPPYPHDYSQANVRADVEQSLRRLRTDRLDLVQVHMSPSRATLEENRTVEMLKELQAEGKVRFIGMSGILPNLPDHLAMNVFDAFQIPYSAVQRDHENLITEAADKGTGTLIRGGAARGAASQEKNWTVGPLAQQPGVGQRNWETSGIEDLIDQAGIDKQEFILRFTLSHPGLSTTIVGTANPAHLAGNIAIAEKGPLPSDLYEEAKKRLPMG, from the coding sequence ATGGCGATCACGACACGTGCCCTCGGGCACACCGACACGGACGTGACCATCCTCGGCTACGGCGCTATGGAACTGGGCGGGCTGCGCAGAGGGCCAGGGCTGACCGACGAGGACGCCGGCCGGCTGCTCAACGCGGTCCTCGACGGCGGCATCAACCTGATCGACACCTCGCCCGACTACGGCCGCAGCGAAGAGCTCATCGGCACGCACCTCGCCCACCGCAGGGACGAGTTCTTTCTCGCCTCCAAGTGCGGCTGCCCGATCGAGCCGCCCGCCGACACGCCGCCGCCCTACCCGCACGACTACAGCCAGGCGAACGTCCGCGCCGACGTCGAGCAGTCGCTGCGCCGGCTCCGGACCGATCGCCTCGACCTGGTCCAGGTGCACATGTCACCGAGCCGGGCCACGCTCGAAGAGAACCGCACCGTCGAGATGCTCAAGGAACTACAGGCCGAGGGCAAGGTCCGCTTCATCGGCATGTCGGGCATCCTGCCCAACCTGCCCGACCACCTCGCGATGAACGTCTTCGACGCTTTCCAGATCCCTTACTCGGCCGTGCAACGCGATCACGAGAACCTCATTACCGAGGCGGCGGACAAGGGCACCGGCACACTCATCCGCGGCGGGGCCGCCCGCGGCGCGGCGTCGCAGGAGAAGAACTGGACCGTCGGTCCGCTCGCCCAGCAGCCGGGTGTCGGCCAGCGCAACTGGGAGACGTCGGGCATCGAGGACCTCATCGACCAGGCAGGCATCGACAAGCAGGAGTTCATCCTCCGCTTCACGCTCAGCCACCCCGGCCTGTCCACCACGATCGTCGGCACCGCGAACCCGGCCCACCTGGCGGGCAACATCGCCATCGCGGAAAAGGGCCCGCTACCGTCCGACCTCTACGAGGAAGCCAAGAAGCGCCTCCCGATGGGGTAA
- a CDS encoding TetR/AcrR family transcriptional regulator, with protein sequence MTSPRPLRADAARNRARILTAAHEQITEHGPEVSMEQIAAAAGVAVGTLYKHFPNKSDLVTAVVATSFETLADDAEECLQRASQGLPAMAELTGFLSRVMDTVAHNRAVKAAAYALGADHAAHPAKQEVETRVTQALGPLIRTAQAQGGLRADFTLDDLYLMLSTLPADQPPTARARWLALLLTGLTAR encoded by the coding sequence ATGACCTCACCCCGACCGCTGCGTGCCGACGCGGCCCGCAACCGTGCCCGGATCCTGACCGCGGCGCATGAGCAGATCACCGAGCACGGGCCCGAGGTGTCGATGGAGCAGATAGCCGCTGCTGCGGGCGTCGCGGTCGGCACCCTGTACAAGCACTTCCCGAACAAGAGCGACCTGGTCACAGCCGTGGTCGCCACCTCGTTCGAAACACTCGCCGACGACGCCGAAGAGTGCCTGCAACGCGCGAGCCAGGGTTTACCCGCCATGGCGGAGCTGACCGGCTTCCTCAGCCGCGTGATGGACACGGTCGCCCACAACCGCGCCGTCAAAGCAGCCGCGTACGCGCTCGGCGCCGACCACGCAGCCCACCCCGCCAAGCAGGAGGTGGAGACCCGCGTCACCCAGGCTCTCGGTCCACTCATCCGCACCGCACAAGCCCAGGGCGGTCTGCGCGCCGACTTCACCCTCGACGACCTGTACCTGATGCTCTCCACCCTCCCCGCCGACCAGCCACCCACCGCCCGCGCCCGATGGCTCGCCCTCCTGCTCACCGGGCTCACCGCCCGCTGA
- a CDS encoding SDR family NAD(P)-dependent oxidoreductase: protein MSVPQTHTDRVAVVTGAGRGIGQAIAVDLAARGASVVAVDLNSPEETVALLADKGHPVLGLTGDVSNPDQTAAVGKEVADRFGRADILVNNAGICPFLDIEELDYDTWRRVIAVNLDSQFLMVKALLPTVKKSGWGRIVNVTSNSIVTNAPSMSHYMASKMGNIGFSRGLANDLAPFGITVNAVGATLTITPGVLNAHPQEALTAAAQSQAIKRNGLPEDLTGTIAFLTSDDAAFVTGQTIMADGGYAR from the coding sequence ATGTCAGTTCCCCAGACACACACGGACCGAGTGGCCGTTGTCACCGGCGCCGGACGCGGCATCGGCCAGGCCATCGCCGTCGACCTCGCCGCACGCGGCGCGAGCGTCGTCGCGGTCGACCTCAACAGCCCCGAGGAAACCGTCGCCTTGCTCGCCGACAAAGGACACCCGGTGCTGGGTCTCACAGGCGACGTGTCCAATCCCGACCAGACCGCGGCCGTGGGCAAGGAGGTCGCCGACCGGTTCGGGCGGGCGGACATCCTGGTCAACAACGCCGGCATTTGCCCCTTCCTCGACATCGAGGAGCTGGACTACGACACCTGGCGGCGCGTCATCGCGGTCAACCTCGACTCGCAGTTCCTCATGGTCAAGGCCCTGCTGCCGACCGTGAAGAAGAGCGGCTGGGGCCGCATCGTCAACGTGACCTCCAACTCAATCGTCACCAACGCGCCCAGCATGTCCCACTATATGGCGAGCAAGATGGGCAACATCGGCTTCAGCCGCGGACTGGCCAACGACCTCGCCCCGTTCGGCATCACCGTCAACGCGGTCGGCGCGACCCTGACCATCACACCCGGCGTCCTGAATGCCCACCCGCAGGAAGCCCTCACGGCGGCCGCACAGTCCCAGGCCATCAAGCGCAACGGGCTGCCGGAAGACTTGACCGGCACCATTGCCTTCCTCACCAGCGACGACGCTGCCTTCGTGACTGGCCAGACCATCATGGCCGATGGCGGCTACGCCCGCTGA
- a CDS encoding SDR family NAD(P)-dependent oxidoreductase has protein sequence MPVIAVIGAGPGLGLSIARRFGREGFQVALVSRTQDKLDALAARLAEDGIEAAGFAADVTRPDSLQSALAAVADRFGAVDVLEYSPADPTFAGAAAVDATAQDLHKQLDYYLYGAVAAVRQVLPAMLERGSGTLLFSTGASSVRPIGGAFGSIGVAAAALRNYAMALGIDLAEHGVHAAHVAIGVFIGSGPGTEPETIAEHYWDAYTKRDQAEIVHTAPGGIR, from the coding sequence ATGCCCGTCATCGCCGTCATCGGGGCAGGCCCAGGCCTGGGCCTGTCCATCGCCCGCCGCTTCGGAAGGGAGGGTTTCCAGGTCGCCCTGGTCTCCCGGACCCAGGACAAGCTCGACGCGCTCGCCGCACGGCTCGCCGAGGACGGCATCGAGGCCGCAGGCTTCGCCGCGGACGTGACGCGTCCCGACTCGCTGCAGTCGGCGCTCGCCGCGGTCGCCGACCGGTTCGGGGCCGTCGACGTACTGGAGTACTCGCCCGCCGACCCCACGTTCGCCGGCGCCGCCGCCGTCGACGCCACGGCGCAGGACCTCCACAAGCAGCTCGACTACTACCTGTACGGAGCGGTTGCCGCGGTCCGTCAGGTGCTGCCCGCCATGCTCGAACGCGGCAGTGGCACCCTGCTGTTCTCCACGGGTGCCTCCTCGGTCCGGCCGATCGGCGGCGCGTTCGGCAGCATCGGCGTCGCGGCGGCGGCCCTGCGCAACTACGCCATGGCCCTGGGCATCGACCTCGCCGAGCACGGGGTGCACGCCGCGCACGTGGCGATCGGGGTGTTCATCGGCAGCGGTCCCGGCACCGAGCCCGAGACCATCGCCGAGCACTACTGGGACGCCTACACCAAGCGCGACCAGGCCGAGATCGTCCACACCGCCCCTGGCGGCATCAGATGA
- a CDS encoding TetR/AcrR family transcriptional regulator, with protein sequence MAIDRPSASAGNPAPVRPLRRDAQRNREVLLTAARSCFAEQGLEASLEQVAKRAGLAIGTLYRHFPTRLDLVQATFAGKLAAWREAAEKAVTMDDAWAGLCHFLETMCELQSQDRGFNDLASMRLPESACLAGAQTRIRELGVDIVERAQEQGSLRPDLTPEDLAFVIWSHSRVTEATHAIAPDAWRRHLYLLLDGFRTDRAHPLPAPPLTGEQLYRAMTSLGGNGACGA encoded by the coding sequence ATGGCCATCGACCGTCCGTCCGCCTCCGCCGGGAACCCGGCCCCTGTCCGCCCCCTGCGGCGCGACGCGCAGCGCAATCGCGAGGTCCTGCTCACCGCGGCCCGCTCCTGCTTCGCCGAGCAGGGCCTGGAGGCATCCCTGGAGCAGGTGGCCAAGCGGGCCGGGCTGGCCATCGGCACGCTGTACCGGCACTTCCCCACCCGGCTGGACCTGGTGCAGGCGACCTTCGCCGGGAAGCTGGCCGCCTGGCGGGAGGCCGCCGAGAAGGCCGTCACCATGGATGACGCCTGGGCAGGGCTGTGCCATTTTCTGGAGACCATGTGTGAACTCCAGTCACAGGACCGGGGGTTCAACGATCTGGCCTCCATGCGGTTGCCGGAGAGCGCCTGCCTGGCGGGCGCCCAGACCCGCATCCGCGAACTCGGTGTAGACATCGTCGAGCGTGCGCAGGAGCAGGGCAGCCTGCGCCCCGACCTCACCCCCGAGGACCTTGCCTTCGTCATCTGGTCGCACAGCCGCGTCACCGAGGCCACCCACGCCATCGCCCCGGACGCCTGGCGCCGCCACCTCTACCTTCTGCTCGACGGCTTCCGAACCGACCGCGCCCACCCGCTGCCGGCACCGCCGCTCACCGGGGAGCAGCTGTACCGCGCCATGACCAGCCTCGGCGGAAACGGGGCCTGCGGCGCCTGA
- a CDS encoding group II intron reverse transcriptase/maturase, whose protein sequence is MLDFPIVAQYQTEFRGIAGYYQLAFNVHRLGRLKYVMQRSLVKTLARKYRVRVSQDSSALPDRTEDRPGPPSGTPGHRRTRRRAKAVGGAVGRSFTSAQDQDRQSRRPSDAGVEQRAQ, encoded by the coding sequence GTGCTAGATTTCCCAATTGTCGCCCAGTACCAGACCGAGTTCCGCGGGATTGCTGGCTACTATCAACTCGCTTTCAACGTTCACCGTTTAGGACGGCTGAAGTACGTGATGCAGCGCTCCCTGGTCAAGACGCTCGCGCGGAAGTATCGCGTCCGCGTCTCCCAGGATTCATCAGCGCTACCGGACCGTACTGAAGACCGACCAGGGCCCCCGTCGGGGACTCCAGGTCACCGTCGAACGCGGCGAAGGGCGAAAGCCGTTGGTGGCGCAGTGGGGCGGAGTTTCACTTCGGCACAAGATCAGGATCGGCAGTCTCGACGACCATCCGACGCAGGTGTGGAACAGCGCGCGCAATGA
- a CDS encoding HNH endonuclease produces the protein MAQWGGVSLRHKIRIGSLDDHPTQVWNSARNEVVKRLLADTCEMCGSHDGVEVHHIRHLKDLNVRGRVAKPAWAQMMAARRRKTLVVCRVCHEGIHYGASHSRQNS, from the coding sequence GTGGCGCAGTGGGGCGGAGTTTCACTTCGGCACAAGATCAGGATCGGCAGTCTCGACGACCATCCGACGCAGGTGTGGAACAGCGCGCGCAATGAAGTGGTCAAGCGCCTGCTCGCCGACACCTGTGAGATGTGTGGGTCGCATGACGGTGTCGAAGTGCACCACATTCGGCACCTGAAAGACCTGAACGTCCGGGGGCGGGTCGCCAAGCCCGCCTGGGCTCAGATGATGGCCGCGCGCCGTCGAAAGACCCTGGTCGTCTGTCGCGTCTGCCACGAGGGCATTCACTACGGTGCGAGCCACTCGCGGCAGAACTCATGA
- a CDS encoding TetR/AcrR family transcriptional regulator, whose protein sequence is MRAARVAERAETTRSALVTAARRLFVEKGYFDTSTEELVAAAGVGTRGALYHHFAGKKALFLAVFEQVEEDLLAAADTTSSSSDDALARLRHGLLGFLDASLQPEVQRILLIDGPAVLGWREWRAIEERYGLGAIHALLELAVTEGTLPDQPLDVLAHILLAAIDEAALFIASADNPVSARDQAVSAVDQLLAGLAVTLR, encoded by the coding sequence GTGAGAGCGGCACGGGTAGCTGAACGTGCGGAGACCACCCGCTCCGCCCTGGTCACGGCAGCCCGGCGGCTGTTCGTCGAGAAGGGCTACTTCGACACCAGCACCGAGGAACTCGTCGCGGCGGCCGGCGTCGGTACCCGAGGGGCGCTCTACCACCACTTCGCCGGCAAGAAGGCGCTGTTCCTCGCCGTCTTCGAGCAGGTCGAAGAAGACCTGCTCGCCGCCGCAGACACCACTAGCAGTAGCAGCGACGACGCCCTTGCCCGCCTCCGCCACGGCTTGCTGGGATTCCTCGACGCCTCCCTGCAACCCGAAGTGCAGCGCATCCTGCTCATCGACGGACCCGCCGTCCTCGGCTGGCGCGAATGGCGAGCGATCGAGGAACGCTACGGACTCGGCGCGATCCACGCCCTGCTCGAACTCGCGGTCACCGAAGGAACCCTGCCCGACCAGCCCCTCGATGTCCTCGCCCACATACTTCTCGCCGCCATTGACGAAGCAGCGCTCTTCATCGCCAGCGCCGACAACCCGGTCTCCGCCCGAGATCAAGCCGTCAGTGCCGTGGACCAGCTACTCGCAGGACTGGCAGTTACCCTGCGCTAA
- a CDS encoding nuclear transport factor 2 family protein: protein MSDPSRIVREFCDLMAKRDPELLRPFLAEDAVYQNTGMPASTGAAAVLENLAGQFAAFPDSYEYKTINLAVDGDVVLTERLDMIRTPDGVRGVPVMGAFVVRDGMITRWTDYWDTGLPAKMMTGEDTSVLVPAAY from the coding sequence ATGAGTGACCCGTCTCGTATCGTCCGTGAGTTCTGCGACCTGATGGCCAAGCGGGACCCGGAGCTATTGCGGCCGTTCCTCGCCGAGGACGCTGTCTACCAGAACACCGGCATGCCCGCGTCGACTGGGGCCGCGGCCGTGCTGGAGAACCTCGCCGGCCAATTCGCGGCGTTCCCCGACTCCTACGAGTACAAGACGATCAACTTGGCGGTCGACGGCGACGTCGTCCTGACCGAGCGCCTCGACATGATCCGAACCCCCGACGGTGTGCGGGGCGTGCCGGTCATGGGCGCCTTCGTTGTCCGCGACGGCATGATCACCCGGTGGACGGACTACTGGGACACCGGGCTGCCCGCGAAGATGATGACTGGTGAGGACACCAGCGTGCTGGTCCCGGCGGCCTACTGA
- a CDS encoding transposase, with protein sequence MSQSPSRDTPPPPRPRSTRTISRWILTRPDRLHDDEQRQLNDVRACCLELDALSRHVGAFAYLLARPTDATVTDWITAVRADDLPALRTYATGLERDVDAVTTGRTLPRRSGPVEGHVNRIKMIKRQMYGRANFDLLRKRALLTT encoded by the coding sequence GTGAGCCAGAGCCCTTCGCGTGACACGCCCCCGCCACCCCGACCCCGCTCGACCCGGACGATCAGCCGCTGGATCCTGACTCGTCCCGACCGGCTCCACGACGACGAACAGCGCCAGCTCAATGACGTTCGTGCGTGCTGCCTGGAACTCGACGCGCTCAGCCGTCACGTCGGCGCGTTCGCGTACCTGCTCGCCCGCCCGACCGATGCCACGGTCACCGACTGGATCACCGCGGTCCGCGCCGACGACCTCCCCGCGCTACGCACCTACGCGACCGGCCTCGAACGCGATGTGGACGCCGTCACCACCGGCCGGACCTTGCCCCGCAGGTCCGGTCCCGTCGAAGGTCACGTCAACCGCATCAAAATGATCAAAAGGCAGATGTACGGCCGCGCGAACTTCGACCTCCTCCGCAAACGCGCCCTCCTCACCACATGA
- a CDS encoding transposase, whose protein sequence is MDELFTDEHFADWYPVDGRRGLSPARLAMVSVLQYAENLTDRQAAETVRCRMDWRYCLGLELDDPGFDHCVPSEFRDRMAQADRADRLLAVMVDHLAAAGLVKRRGAVRTDTTHVLAAIRKLSRAELVTKTLHAALEQLTLADEVWLASLVTADWADRYGRPAIYHRLPKGNAALEEYVLQVGADGMRLLSAVFSAEVPPRLRALPQVEILRRVWVQQYSFDSAGRQRWRGPKSTKDRLNRRDMPHRAASRPEATGRPNPEKASVPWASMEIISPYDVEAHYSQKLTASGKKEWIGYRDHQSETCGDGPHVIVQVTTRPAPEQDIDALEQIHRDLVRQGFTVHHS, encoded by the coding sequence TTGGACGAGCTGTTCACCGATGAGCACTTCGCCGACTGGTATCCGGTTGACGGGCGGAGGGGGTTGTCGCCGGCTCGGCTGGCGATGGTGTCGGTGTTGCAGTACGCGGAGAACCTCACGGACCGGCAGGCCGCCGAGACGGTCCGCTGCCGGATGGACTGGAGGTACTGTCTGGGCCTCGAGCTGGACGATCCGGGCTTCGACCACTGCGTGCCCAGCGAGTTCCGGGACCGTATGGCCCAGGCTGACCGGGCGGATCGGCTGCTGGCCGTGATGGTCGACCACCTGGCGGCTGCGGGCCTGGTCAAGCGGCGTGGTGCGGTGCGCACGGATACCACTCATGTACTCGCGGCCATTAGGAAGCTGAGCCGGGCGGAGTTGGTCACCAAGACCTTGCATGCCGCTCTGGAGCAGCTGACTCTGGCGGATGAGGTCTGGCTGGCGTCATTGGTTACCGCGGATTGGGCGGACCGGTACGGACGTCCGGCCATCTACCATCGGCTGCCCAAGGGCAACGCGGCGCTGGAGGAGTACGTGCTGCAGGTCGGCGCGGACGGGATGCGGCTTCTGTCGGCTGTTTTCAGCGCTGAAGTCCCGCCGCGGCTGAGGGCGTTGCCGCAGGTGGAAATTCTGCGGCGAGTGTGGGTGCAGCAGTACTCGTTCGACAGTGCAGGGCGGCAGCGGTGGCGGGGACCGAAGTCCACCAAGGACCGGTTGAACAGGCGCGACATGCCACACAGAGCCGCTTCGCGGCCCGAGGCCACGGGAAGGCCCAACCCGGAGAAGGCCAGTGTCCCGTGGGCCAGCATGGAGATTATCTCTCCCTATGACGTCGAGGCTCACTACAGCCAGAAGCTGACCGCGTCGGGAAAGAAGGAGTGGATCGGCTATCGCGATCACCAGAGCGAAACCTGTGGCGATGGTCCGCACGTGATTGTGCAGGTCACCACCAGGCCGGCGCCCGAGCAGGACATCGACGCCCTCGAACAGATCCACCGGGACCTGGTCCGGCAGGGGTTCACGGTACATCACTCCTGA